Genomic segment of Bacteroides intestinalis DSM 17393:
CGCCGCCACCTATTTCCTGGTCACCTTCGCTCGACCATGTTTTCTTCACAATCTGCTGCGGATACTTCACCCAGCTATCTGTATCAAGATCGTTGCTGAACGCGACACCGATTTCATTGTAATATACTCCGTACATATTACTCAGGAAGAACATGGCATACTTGTAGGTAGTATTCTTCCAAGTGAAGTTACCTTCGATAACAGAAGGGTCACAGGTATGGTGATCGTCCCATGAACCTGGTACACCAGGCTGCAATACACTTTTGGCAGCAGTCTGTGTACCATCTGGGTTGATCTTGATATGGAAGATATTATCGACCATGATCAGGTTTTCCGGATTGCCGCAGAAGTATAGATGAACTGTCCCATCAGCTTGTTTCAAGGCACTTGGGCAGTAAGAATACTTGCTCTGGCCTTGGAAGCCGAATACAAATTCCGGTTTTGTGATGGTTACGGTAGGTGTAGGTGTTGGCGGGTCTATCGGAGGGGTTTCTCCGGGAGCGGTGTCCGAGCAGGAACACATGAGGCATAAACTTATGAGACCCAATAGATATTTAGTCATAATGCTTATTATTTATTGAAGTGAGCCGGTTGCTTGGTCAGTAACTGGACGAAATGTTGTTTGATATTCTCAGCCTGAATGGAATCTACTGTCAGGTAGTAACGGTTTCCTGCGGCATCGGGAGTAAATTCAGTAGCACCTTGGTCTGTTACGTTTATTTTACCTGCCGGAGAAACGTTGAAATAGGATGGACCTTCAACAGAATACAATACGGAAGTCAAGTCCCATGTAGGACGGTCGTAGGGCATCTGCTGGTAGCTTTTATATGCTTCTACCACTGGGTGCATAGGAGCCCATCCGAAATCGTTTTCAATGCTGCTGCCGGGATAGTTGATGGCGATACCTACTTCGAAAGGAGAAGTCACTAGTGTGGTAGGCCATTCGGAGAATATCTTCTTTGCCGCCGGAATGTCTTTCACTACGTTATATTCGAATAGGTTGGGATTGTTGAAGCAGCCTGCCATGGTACACAGCAGTTTTACTTTTTGGGCAACAAGCTCTTTTCCGGTCAGCGGAGATACATCGTCAGCCGGAGTATCCAACAGGCGTGCAAGGTTCGTGGAGAAACCTACGGAGATGATGGTAACAGAACTGTCCGGTTGCTGTGCCAATAGCTTACGATAGAGGGCAGGCGCTTCCGGCAGTTGGTTATAGTCACCTTTCAGTGAGCGCTTGA
This window contains:
- a CDS encoding nucleoside hydrolase; the protein is MRKSKLYLIGLLVLALSSCTSKKQQTAEITPNVPKIILETDIGNDVDDALALDMLYKYLDAGDIDLLGITINKEGTYPAEYTDIMNTWYGYPQIPIGIIHNGADCENDATNYAKAVCLIQKDNGEPAFKRSLKGDYNQLPEAPALYRKLLAQQPDSSVTIISVGFSTNLARLLDTPADDVSPLTGKELVAQKVKLLCTMAGCFNNPNLFEYNVVKDIPAAKKIFSEWPTTLVTSPFEVGIAINYPGSSIENDFGWAPMHPVVEAYKSYQQMPYDRPTWDLTSVLYSVEGPSYFNVSPAGKINVTDQGATEFTPDAAGNRYYLTVDSIQAENIKQHFVQLLTKQPAHFNK